One stretch of Caminicella sporogenes DSM 14501 DNA includes these proteins:
- a CDS encoding extracellular solute-binding protein codes for MERRLKSIIIFMLMFLTFLTFVVFVGCTNESKKQVVIYTNADEEAIEVMKNVLDNEGYEGKYILKSFGTSELGGKLMAEGSAIEADLITMSSYFIESAQKQHNMFEQLQFDTGALRKYPSYYTPILANTGSIFVNTQVINEKSLSMPKSIKDLTRKEYRRLVSIPNIMDSSTGWLLIQAIISEYGESEGIEIMKALIQNCGPHIESSGSGPIKKVRVGEVAVGFGLRHQAVADKIEGKPIEVIDPVEGNFTLTESVAVVKKDDKEISKLAMEMAKVIVKKARKELINYYPVALYKGEIVNKINKPANFKVFKEPLTVDLLKVHQNFFKSAVQAVR; via the coding sequence ATGGAAAGAAGGTTAAAGAGTATAATTATTTTTATGCTTATGTTCTTAACGTTCTTAACTTTTGTGGTATTTGTAGGATGTACAAATGAAAGTAAAAAGCAAGTAGTAATATATACTAATGCAGATGAAGAAGCTATAGAAGTTATGAAGAATGTTCTAGATAATGAAGGATATGAGGGTAAATATATACTTAAGTCTTTTGGCACATCCGAACTTGGAGGGAAACTTATGGCAGAGGGAAGTGCAATTGAAGCTGATCTTATAACAATGAGTTCATATTTTATAGAAAGTGCTCAAAAGCAACATAATATGTTTGAACAACTGCAATTTGATACAGGAGCACTCAGAAAATATCCTTCATATTATACTCCAATACTTGCAAATACAGGCTCTATATTTGTTAATACACAGGTTATAAATGAAAAGAGTCTTTCTATGCCAAAATCGATAAAGGATTTAACAAGAAAAGAATATAGAAGACTTGTTTCAATTCCGAATATAATGGATTCTTCGACAGGATGGCTTCTTATTCAAGCTATTATAAGTGAATATGGAGAAAGTGAAGGAATAGAGATTATGAAAGCATTAATTCAAAATTGTGGACCTCATATTGAAAGTTCAGGTTCAGGACCTATAAAAAAGGTAAGGGTGGGAGAAGTAGCAGTAGGATTTGGGCTTCGACATCAGGCAGTTGCTGATAAAATTGAAGGAAAGCCTATAGAAGTTATAGACCCTGTAGAAGGAAATTTCACACTCACAGAGTCGGTTGCAGTTGTAAAAAAGGATGATAAAGAAATATCAAAACTTGCAATGGAAATGGCTAAAGTGATAGTTAAAAAGGCGAGAAAAGAACTTATAAATTACTATCCTGTTGCACTTTATAAGGGAGAAATTGTGAACAAAATAAATAAGCCTGCGAATTTTAAAGTGTTTAAAGAACCTCTTACAGTAGATCTTCTGAAAGTTCACCAAAACTTTTTCAAATCAGCAGTACAAGCCGTACGATAA
- the phnW gene encoding 2-aminoethylphosphonate--pyruvate transaminase: MKVCKLLTPGPLTTSETVKAQMLIDRCTWDEEYKSMTQKIRHQLLKVAKASEELYTVILMQGSGTFGVEAVLGTELKSEDKCLIVINGAYGKRMAKIAECLGINYDVYKVNYKTIPDVENIRNIIQRDKQISHIAMVHCETTTGILNPIEEIAGLCKEYRKTFILDAMSSFGGVPIDVENLGIDYLVSSANKCIQGVPGFSFVIAKKEKLSACKGNSKSLSLDLYDQWKNMEKDGKWRFTSPTHAVAAFSMALDELEREGGVQKRYERYKKNNKLLRKRLEDIGINAYICKEFQSPIITTFLFPYKGFDFEKFYNYIKERGFILYPGKLTYEDTFRIGNIGEVYEKDIKKLCDIIQEYIRRSR; the protein is encoded by the coding sequence GTGAAAGTCTGTAAACTTTTAACTCCAGGGCCACTTACAACATCGGAAACTGTAAAGGCTCAAATGCTTATAGATAGATGTACATGGGATGAAGAATATAAGAGCATGACACAAAAAATAAGACATCAGCTTTTAAAAGTGGCTAAGGCTTCAGAAGAACTTTATACAGTTATTTTAATGCAGGGGAGTGGGACTTTTGGGGTCGAAGCTGTCTTAGGTACAGAACTTAAGAGTGAAGATAAATGTCTTATAGTCATAAATGGTGCATATGGTAAAAGAATGGCAAAAATAGCAGAATGTTTGGGGATAAATTATGATGTATATAAAGTTAATTATAAAACCATTCCAGATGTGGAAAATATAAGAAATATCATTCAGAGAGATAAACAGATAAGCCATATAGCCATGGTTCATTGTGAAACGACTACTGGAATACTTAATCCAATTGAGGAAATCGCAGGATTGTGCAAAGAATATAGAAAGACATTTATACTAGATGCAATGAGTAGTTTTGGAGGAGTGCCTATAGACGTTGAAAATTTAGGAATAGATTATCTTGTAAGTAGTGCAAATAAATGTATACAAGGTGTACCTGGTTTTTCATTTGTAATTGCAAAAAAAGAAAAACTGTCTGCATGTAAGGGTAATTCGAAGAGCCTTTCTCTTGATCTTTATGATCAATGGAAAAATATGGAAAAAGATGGGAAATGGAGATTTACATCGCCTACACATGCTGTAGCGGCATTTTCAATGGCACTGGATGAACTTGAAAGAGAAGGTGGAGTTCAAAAAAGATATGAGCGTTATAAAAAAAATAATAAACTTTTAAGAAAACGACTTGAAGATATAGGTATAAATGCATATATATGTAAAGAGTTTCAATCCCCTATAATAACGACTTTTCTTTTTCCTTATAAAGGATTTGATTTTGAGAAATTTTATAACTATATAAAGGAAAGAGGTTTTATACTTTATCCAGGGAAACTTACATATGAGGATACATTTAGGATAGGTAATATAGGGGAAGTATATGAAAAAGATATTAAAAAACTTTGTGATATAATACAAGAATATATAAGGAGGAGCAGATAG
- the phnX gene encoding phosphonoacetaldehyde hydrolase, which produces MKRVEGVIFDWAGTTVDFGCIAPINAFIEIFKMVGIDITLEEAREPMGMLKRDHIKTILQMPRISKLWEKKYGKSFDEKDINKLYSKFEKILMESLSQYTDPIPYVLETVEFLREQGIKIGSTTGYTNNMMKIVVKGAKDKGYSPDFWVTPDTTKSYGRPYPYMIFRNMEALGLLTTWKVVKVGDTVADIKEGVNSGVWSVGVAVGSSQMGVNIEQFNSLSKEDKMNMVQKVKEVFLKAGADFVVENMSELPMLIEKINILIGEGKRPGI; this is translated from the coding sequence GTGAAAAGAGTAGAAGGGGTAATATTTGACTGGGCAGGAACGACTGTAGATTTTGGTTGTATTGCACCTATAAATGCATTTATTGAAATATTTAAAATGGTTGGAATAGATATTACTCTTGAAGAAGCAAGGGAACCAATGGGAATGCTTAAAAGAGATCATATAAAGACAATACTTCAAATGCCCAGAATAAGTAAATTATGGGAGAAAAAATATGGCAAATCATTTGACGAAAAAGATATAAATAAATTATATTCAAAATTTGAAAAGATATTAATGGAATCACTTTCGCAATATACAGATCCCATTCCTTATGTACTAGAGACTGTAGAGTTTCTAAGAGAACAAGGGATTAAGATAGGTTCTACAACAGGATATACGAACAATATGATGAAGATAGTAGTCAAAGGAGCAAAAGACAAAGGATACAGTCCGGATTTTTGGGTGACTCCTGATACTACAAAATCGTACGGTAGACCTTATCCTTATATGATATTTAGAAATATGGAGGCTTTAGGACTTTTGACTACTTGGAAGGTAGTAAAAGTTGGAGATACTGTTGCAGATATAAAAGAGGGAGTTAATTCAGGCGTTTGGTCTGTGGGAGTGGCAGTTGGAAGTTCACAGATGGGAGTTAACATTGAGCAGTTTAATTCTCTTTCTAAAGAAGATAAAATGAATATGGTGCAAAAAGTCAAAGAAGTTTTTCTGAAAGCTGGTGCAGATTTTGTAGTGGAGAATATGAGTGAACTTCCTATGCTTATAGAAAAAATAAACATACTAATAGGAGAAGGGAAAAGACCTGGGATATAA